Genomic DNA from Mycolicibacterium helvum:
CCGAGTCGTCCTTGCGGTCGTCCTGGAAGAGCTCGACGCAGGGTGCCACCAGCCATACCGCGGCCGCGGCGGCCCGGCCGCTGGAACCGAAGCGGATCTGGCCCTGGCAGCTCAGCCGTGTGCTGGCGTAGATCGGATCGTTGGCCGCGGTGGGCTGGGCGAAGCCGACGTCCCGCAGTGCGCCGGCGACCTCACCGGCCTGTCCGCCCTGGCCGCTGGCGTTGAGGACCCGGATCTTGGTGTCGACAAGTTTGGCCGGCGCGACGTCGAGCATCGAGGCGTGCGAGACCTGTTCACCGAGCTTGGGCGCGGCCGGATCGGCGGCGGGTGGAGGCGGGTTGCAGGCCGCGGCCTCCCGTACGTCGACCGGGCGGGTCAGCACGAACGCCCACACCACCGCGGTGATCGTGAACATGACACCGAGGGCGATGAGTCCGGGCAGGTAGTTTCGCCGACGGAACGGACGACCGTTCTTGTCGAAGGCCGTGCCCTCCGTGATTTGAGCGACCACGGATGCACTCTAGAGGCACGCGGTGCGTGCCGACGGAACACGCCCGTCGAATCAGATCGATCTATGTGATGTAAATCACACGCGGATATGGGGGTTCTGGGCACGAATCGTTTGGCGGATCCGTTCGACGCTGATACAAAGCCATGCTGAGGTTTGGAGGGGACAACAATGGCTACCGATTACGACGCCCCACGGCGCACTGAGACCGATGAGGTGTCCGAGGACTCGCTCGAGGAGCTGAAGGCTCGCCGCAATGAGGCGCAGTCGGCGGTGGTCGATGTCGACGAAACTGACTCCGCCGAGAACTTCGAGCTGCCCGGTGCCGACCTGTCCGGCGAGGAGCTGTCGGTGCGGGTCGTCCCGAAGCAGGCCGACGAGTTCACCTGCTCGAGCTGCTTTTTGGTGCACCACCGGAGCCGCCTGGCCAGCGACAAGAACGGCGTGATGATCTGCACGGACTGCGCGGTCTAGCTGCGCCAGTCAGCTGCCGTCCCGCGCCGATGCGGGCCGGAACGGGCTGGGGAGGAGCGGGCTATCAGCTCCTCAGCGCGGACAGCACCCGATCGGGGTGGCGCACGCTGACCAGCCAGTACGGCGTCGGATCGTCGGGATCGTCGAGGACGACCAGCACAAGGGGGCCGACCCAGCCGCGGTGCAGGACATAAGCGGCCGGATCGAGCTGGCGGCCCAGCGCTGCCGATTTCGCGGTGCGCGGGATCTCGGCCGACCGTGACACCACCGACATCGGTAGATGGGCCTGACCGGCCCACAGCTCGACGTCGGCGCCGTCGGTCACCACGCGGACCTCGGTGCGGCTCAGCCACAGCAACACGCCCGCCGCGACGGCGCCGAGCAGGGTGTAGGGCAGCCAGACGGGCAGGGTGCGCACGCCCATGGTGACTTCCTTGGCGATCAGCGCTGCCAGCGCCAGACCGAGCGGCCACCACCACCACGGCACCCAGAGCCGCTCGCGATAACGCACGGTTTGCGAGGTCACACGCGAACCAGACACGCGGCCAAGGGTAGTCTGTGCCATCGTGCCAACCAGTCTCGCGGTGGTTCGCCTAGACCGCGATCTCCCGATGCCCAGCCGCGCCCATGACGGCGATGCGGGCGTGGATCTGTTCAGTGCGCAAGACGTCGACCTGGCGCCCGGCCACCGTGCCCTGGTGAGCACCGGGATCGCCGTGGCGATCCCGCACGGCATGGTCGGCCTCGTCCATCCGCGCTCCGGTTTGGCTGCGCGCGTGGGTCTTTCGATTGTTAACAGCCCCGGCACGATCGACGCCGGATATCGCGGCGAAATCAAAGTGTCGTTGATCAACCTCGACCCGACCGCGCCGATCGCGATTCGGCGCGGTGACCGCATCGCTCAACTGCTGGTCCAGCGGGTCGAACTCCCAGAGCTGGTCGAGGTGGCCTCGTTCGACGAGGCCGGACTGGCTGACACCACCCGTGGCGAAGGCGGCCATGGATCCTCCGGCGGACATGCGAGTTTGTGATGGCATTCGGCAGACGTAAGAACGAACCCAAGATTCCCGCGGACGAGGCGCCCGAAGGCGCTGAGGCCACCGAGGACACCGCGGCCGCTGAGCCCGACGACGTCGATGGCGACGCCACCGTCGACTACGACGGCGGCCCTTTCGACGTCGAGGACTTCGACAACCCCGACGACGCCGCGGAAGCCCGGCTCGACCTCGGTTCGGTGCTGGTCCCGATGCCGGCGGCCGGCCAGATCCAGGTCGAGTTGAACGAGGTTGGTGTGCCGAGCGCGGTGTGGGTGGTCACGCCCAACGGCCGGTTCACCATCGCGGCCTACGCGGCACCGAAGTCACCCGGCCTATGGCGGGAAGTTGCCTCGGAGCTGGCCGACTCGCTGCGCAAGGACAACGCTGCGGTGTCCATCGAGACCGGCCCCTGGGGCCGTGAGGTGGTTGGTACCGGCGCCGGCGTGGTCCGTTTCATCGGGGTCGACGGCTATCGCTGGATGATCCGCTGCGTGGTCAACGGCGCCCCAGAAGCCATGCCGAACCTCGTTGTCGAAGCGCGAGAAGCGTTGTCCGACACAGTTGTTCGACGCGGCGACACCCCGCTGCCGGTGCGCACCCCGCTGCCGGTCAACCTGCCCGAGCCGATGCTCGAACAGTTGCGTCAGGCTGCTGCCCAGCAGGCTCAGATGGTGGCGGCCCAGCAGGCGCTGGTGCAGGAGCAGCAGGCGCAGGGCCAGCCGCCAACTGAGCGGCGCAGCGCGTCGGGCTCGGCCATGCAGCAGCTGCGCAGCTCCAGCACCGGCGGCTGATCCCCCGGGGACCTAACCGGCCGCCTCGTCCAGCGCGGCCAGGCACGCCGTCCCGAGCACTGACGGGTCAGGGCCGAAGTCGTCGAGGCTGACCGTCCGCAGCGCCGCGCGCGGCGCCGCTGACACCCATTCCAGCGCCACCTCCAGCGGATGGATCGGATCGTCGGATGCCCCGACCACACCCATGGGCACGGTCAGCCGCTCCAATTCGGTGATGTTCGGCGCGACATAGGCGGCGGCTTCCTCCATCGCATCGGGCAGTTCGGGCCACTGGCCCAGCCAGCTGCGGGTGAGCTCGTCGGCCAGCCAGGCCGGGCTGGACGCCCGCATCTGCGCGGTTGTGGCGACCAGTCCGGCGGTGCGCAGCTGGTGGGCGGTGTGCCGGGCCGACAGTGCGGCCGGCGCCGCCGGCGCGGCCCCGGTCCACGCCGGCAGTGCGGCCAGCACCGCCACCGCGTGGCTCGGGTGAGCCAATGCCCATGCGACCGTCACGGCCGCCCCGATGGACACGCCTCCGACGATGATCGGCCCCTGACGGGCGGCGTTGTCGAGCGCGTCGAGGTAACTGGCGACCAGCCGGGACGGTTGCGGCGCGGGCGTCGACACCACCGCGCCGACCCCGTGTAGCGGCCCGGAGAACGCCCGGTAGACGTAGTCGTCGTCGGAGCCTGTCCCGGGCAACAGCACCGCGGTGGTGCCTCGGAAGGTGATCGTCATCTCCTGATCCTGCCTGTGACGGATTAGCAACGGTCGCCGCGGGTATGCCACGTGGCATTAGGGAACCAACAGGTCTACCGTTGCGTTGGCATTGTGATCCGCTGAAGTATCAGGAGAGGCCATGGCTACGGCCGAAAGTTTTGTCCGCCGTCTCACCCGTCGGTTGACGGAGGACCCTGAGCAGCGAGATGTCGAAGAACTCACCGATGAGGCGGCTGCCACCGGCGCGCAGCGAGCAATCGATTGTCAGCGCGGCCAAGAGGTCACCATGGTGGGCACCCTGCGCAGTGTGGAGATGAACGCCAAGGGCTGCGCCGGCGGGGTACGTGCCGAGCTGTTCGACGGTACCGACACCGTGACCCTGGTCTGGCTGGGACAGCGCCGGATCCCCGGTATCGAATCGGGTCGCGCCCTGCGCGTGCGCGGCCGGCTGGGCACGCTGGAGAGCGGTGCCAAGGCCATCTACAACCCGCATTACGAGATCCAGACTTGAGCCTTCCCGTCGAAGACAGCGATCGCTCGCAAGATTCCGTCGATATCGAGCCGCCCGCTGCCGAGAGGACTCCGGCCCAGGCGTTGCTGGCCCAGATGGGCGGTGTCAGTGGGCTGATCTATTCGGCGTTGCCCGTCGCCGTGCTGGTGCCGGTGAATACCGCGTTTGGTTTGGTGCCCGCGATCGCCGCGGCGCTCGGTGTCGCCGCGGCGATCCTGGTGTGGCGTCTGGTTCGCCGCGACTCCGTGCAGCCCGCTGTCTCCGGCTTCATCGGCGTCGGGATCAGCGCCCTGATCGCCTGGATGGTCGGGGCGTCGAAAGGCTACTTCCTGCTTGGCATCTGGACGTCGCTGATCTGGGCGGGGGTCTTCGCCCTGTCGGTGCTGATCCGCCGGCCCATTGTTGGCTACGCCTGGAGCTGGATCCAGAGCCACGACCACACCTGGCGCAGCAGCCGGCGCGCGGTGCTGGCCTTCGACATCGCGACGGTGACCTGGGTACTGGTGTTCGCGTCGCGTTTCGTGGTGCAGCGTCACCTCTACGATTTGGACCAGACCGGCTGGCTGGGGGTGGCCCGCATCGCGATGGGCTGGCCGTTGACCGGGGTGGCCGCGCTGGTGACCTACTTGGCGATCCGGGTGGCCCAGCGGGCGATCCACGCCGCGCACGCGGACAGCCACGACACCGGCGCCGCACCGGCCGCTGACTGACGGCTCGTGGCAGTGCGTGACGACCGCCTGCTCGTCGCGGCCGCGGTGCTCGCGTCCTTCGTCGCCTTCCTCGACGGCTCGGTGGTCAATCTCGCGCTGCCTGCCATCCAGGCTGATCTGGGCGGCGGGCTGGTCACCCAGCAGTGGGTCGTCGATGGGTACCTGCTGACACTTGGCGCACTGATCCTGGTCGCCGGGGCGATCTCCGACACCTTCGGCCGATTGAGGGTGCTGCGCGCCGGACTCGTCGCGTTCGGCTTGGCTTCGCTGCTGTGCGCGGCCGCACCCACCGGCGCGGTGTTGATCGCGGCGCGCTGTGTGCAGGGGGTGGGCGCCGCCTTTCTGGTTCCCAGCTCGCTGGCGATGCTGAACGCCAGGTTCGTCGGCCCCGCGCAATCCCGCGCCATCGGGATCTGGACGGCGTGGACCGGAACCGCTTTCGTGATCGGTCCGCTGCTCGGCGGATTGCTCGTCGAGGGTTTCGGCTGGCGCTGGGTGTTCGCCGTCAATCTCGTGCCGCTTGCCGTCACCCTCGTCCTCACCGGCAGATTGGCTGACGGCCCCGCCCCACGCACCGGGAGTGTCGATATCGTCGGCGCAGCCCTCGCCGCCATCGGCCTGGGCGGCACCGTCTTCGCCGTGATCGAACAGCAGCGCATGGGCTGG
This window encodes:
- a CDS encoding DUF4193 domain-containing protein, with the translated sequence MATDYDAPRRTETDEVSEDSLEELKARRNEAQSAVVDVDETDSAENFELPGADLSGEELSVRVVPKQADEFTCSSCFLVHHRSRLASDKNGVMICTDCAV
- a CDS encoding alpha/beta fold hydrolase, with the protein product MTITFRGTTAVLLPGTGSDDDYVYRAFSGPLHGVGAVVSTPAPQPSRLVASYLDALDNAARQGPIIVGGVSIGAAVTVAWALAHPSHAVAVLAALPAWTGAAPAAPAALSARHTAHQLRTAGLVATTAQMRASSPAWLADELTRSWLGQWPELPDAMEEAAAYVAPNITELERLTVPMGVVGASDDPIHPLEVALEWVSAAPRAALRTVSLDDFGPDPSVLGTACLAALDEAAG
- a CDS encoding DUF3093 domain-containing protein, with the translated sequence MAQTTLGRVSGSRVTSQTVRYRERLWVPWWWWPLGLALAALIAKEVTMGVRTLPVWLPYTLLGAVAAGVLLWLSRTEVRVVTDGADVELWAGQAHLPMSVVSRSAEIPRTAKSAALGRQLDPAAYVLHRGWVGPLVLVVLDDPDDPTPYWLVSVRHPDRVLSALRS
- the dut gene encoding dUTP diphosphatase, translating into MPTSLAVVRLDRDLPMPSRAHDGDAGVDLFSAQDVDLAPGHRALVSTGIAVAIPHGMVGLVHPRSGLAARVGLSIVNSPGTIDAGYRGEIKVSLINLDPTAPIAIRRGDRIAQLLVQRVELPELVEVASFDEAGLADTTRGEGGHGSSGGHASL
- a CDS encoding DUF3710 domain-containing protein — encoded protein: MMAFGRRKNEPKIPADEAPEGAEATEDTAAAEPDDVDGDATVDYDGGPFDVEDFDNPDDAAEARLDLGSVLVPMPAAGQIQVELNEVGVPSAVWVVTPNGRFTIAAYAAPKSPGLWREVASELADSLRKDNAAVSIETGPWGREVVGTGAGVVRFIGVDGYRWMIRCVVNGAPEAMPNLVVEAREALSDTVVRRGDTPLPVRTPLPVNLPEPMLEQLRQAAAQQAQMVAAQQALVQEQQAQGQPPTERRSASGSAMQQLRSSSTGG
- a CDS encoding OB-fold nucleic acid binding domain-containing protein codes for the protein MATAESFVRRLTRRLTEDPEQRDVEELTDEAAATGAQRAIDCQRGQEVTMVGTLRSVEMNAKGCAGGVRAELFDGTDTVTLVWLGQRRIPGIESGRALRVRGRLGTLESGAKAIYNPHYEIQT
- the cei gene encoding envelope integrity protein Cei, with the translated sequence MVAQITEGTAFDKNGRPFRRRNYLPGLIALGVMFTITAVVWAFVLTRPVDVREAAACNPPPPAADPAAPKLGEQVSHASMLDVAPAKLVDTKIRVLNASGQGGQAGEVAGALRDVGFAQPTAANDPIYASTRLSCQGQIRFGSSGRAAAAAVWLVAPCVELFQDDRKDDSVDLSIGTDFTTLAHSDDIDAVLAGLRPDATEPADSALISKIHNGTC
- a CDS encoding DUF3159 domain-containing protein, whose protein sequence is MSLPVEDSDRSQDSVDIEPPAAERTPAQALLAQMGGVSGLIYSALPVAVLVPVNTAFGLVPAIAAALGVAAAILVWRLVRRDSVQPAVSGFIGVGISALIAWMVGASKGYFLLGIWTSLIWAGVFALSVLIRRPIVGYAWSWIQSHDHTWRSSRRAVLAFDIATVTWVLVFASRFVVQRHLYDLDQTGWLGVARIAMGWPLTGVAALVTYLAIRVAQRAIHAAHADSHDTGAAPAAD